Sequence from the Paenibacillus riograndensis SBR5 genome:
TCGGCTGCGAGAATATCTCCGGCTTGTCGCGCGTGATTCGCGGCCACATGATGACGGCCTACGAGAACGTGCCGCTGTGGCATGAGCGCGACATCTCGCATTCCTCCGTGGAGCGGATTATCCTGCCGGATGCGACCATGCTGCTGAACTATATGCTGAACCGCTTCGGCAACATCGTGAAGAACCTGACCGTGTTCCCGGACAATATGAAACGCAACATGAACCGCACCTTCGGGGTGCCGTTCTCCGGCCGCATTCTGACCAAGCTGATCGACAAGGGCTTCAGCCGTGAACAGGCCTACGATACCGTACAGCCGCGTGCGATGCAGGCCTGGGAGGAGCAAACCCAGTTCCGCGATATCGTAGAGGCTACCCCGGAGATCACCGCTGTGCTTAGCCCGGAAGAGATTGAGGATGCTTTTAATCCTTCGTGGCACCTTAAGCATGTAGATACCATCTTCCGCAAGCTGGAGCTAATTTAATAAAAGGTAAGTTAGTGGTGAACTAAGGAACGCAGCAATAGATGGCGTAAGGACCAGGAGAGCGGGGGTTCTGAATCGAGCACAACTGGAAGCTTGAATATATTGGTTCGGTAAAAGAGGAGCGGAGAGAAATTTTGGAACTGGAGAAGCGTTAGCGTTCGCCTTTATGGTCGGGCTTCTACCGCAGCTTGCGGTTAAATCAGAGAAATATGACCATAACAGCGATCGGAAGTCCAAACATTTCTTGCAGTGAAACTTATTTACCAGACCGTTGTGGGAGCTTTTGATTGAGCGGTGAAGATCCGCGCCTAATATTGTTCTTTACGCAGAGTATACGCAAGATCATTTGTTCAAGGGAGGAAAGGTCATGACATACCCTGCCGTATCCACGGCTGTGGATCTCGTAAATGCACCGCTGCTCTACAAAGGAAAGGTTCGCGAGCTGTACGATCTGGGGGAAGAAGTGCTGATCGTGGTCACGGACCGGATATCCGCATTCGACTATGTGCTTGATCCGGCGGTGCCGGAGAAAGGCAATGTGCTTAACCGGCTAAGCGCGTTCTGGTTTGGCCAAACCAGTGAATTGATGGAGAACCACGTCGTGCATATTGATGTGGACCGGCTGGGGGGGATCGTGAAGGACCGGGAGGCGCTCAGAAACCGTATCATGGTCGTCCGCAAAGCGGAGCGTATTGACATCGAATGCGTCGTGCGCGGCTGCATTACCGGCGGCGGCTGGCGGCAGTATCAGGAGACCGGCAAGGTCAACGGCATCGGGCTTCCTGCGGGCCTGCGCAAAAACGCGCAGCTGTCCCAGCCGATTTTTACCCCTGCGGCCAAAAATGATGTCGGCCACGACGAGGATATCCCTTTTGAGAAGATGCAGGAGCTAATTGGGGCGGAGCTTGCGCTGGAGCTTAAGGAGAAAAGCCTGAAGCTGTTCGCTTTTGCCAGAGAGTACTGCGAAGAGCGTGGCATTATCCTCGCGGATTGCAAATTCGAGTTCGGACTGCTGGACGGCAAGGTGATCCTGATCGACGAAATTTTTACCCCGGATGCTTCACGCTTCTGGGCCAAGGACAAATATGCGCTGGATATTGAGATCGACAGCATGGATAAGGAGCCGGTCCGGACGTATCTGTCCGCATCCTCCTGGGACAAGAACAGCACCCCGGACCCGCTCCCGGCAGAAGTCGTGGAAGAAACCACCCGCCGTTATCTGGACATTTATCATCGCCTCACCGGCAAGACTTTATAGATTGTTGTATTATCCCGGCCAGTATTAATTGCACTCTATGCAGTTATTTTGCACAAAATAAATGCAACTTGCATTTTAAATGTACTTGGTACAGCTGAAACAGGTGATAAGGCCTTAAAAAGCAGATATTCAGGAATATAACTGTAAGGAATACAACTAAAAATGATTTTGCCGGAGATATTGAGATTATAGCTGTATGTTATGCAGTAAAAGCTGTATGCCAAGCAGTTGAGTTAGTTATAACGTTGAGGTACCGACCATTAATCATGCCAAGCCAAGCTCATTAAATTTTAGGAGGAACTACAAGCGTATGTTAAAAGCGACAGTGTATGTCACCATCAAAAAAAGTGTGCTCGATCCCCAGGGTGTAGCCGTGCAAGGGGCGCTGCATTCCGTTGGTTTTCAGGAAGTGGAGAGCTTGCGCATTGGCAAGTATATGGAATTGACCCTGGATACCGACAACCGCGCTGAAGCGGAAGGACGCCTGAAGGAAATGTGTGAAAAGCTGTTGGCCAACACGGTAATCGAGGATTACCGCTACGAATTGGAGGACTAAAAGTCATGAAATTTGCTGTACTTGTCTTTCCGGGTTCCAATTGCGATATTGACTGCTACAAGGCGGTAGAAGACAGCCTCGGCGAACCAGTAGAATATGTGTGGCATACGGCGACTGATCTGTCGGCTTATGACTGTATTCTTGTGCCGGGCGGCTTCTCTTATGGTGATTATTTGCGCTGCGGTGCGATTTCCCGGTTTGCTCCGGTGATGGCTGAAGTGGCCAAGGCCGCAGAGCAGGGCAAATTTGTGCTCGGCATCTGTAACGGATTCCAGATTCTGACCGAAGCCGGCCTGCTGCCAGGTGCACTGCGCCGCAATATGTCGATGAAGTTCCGCTGTCATGATACGGTGCTTAAGGTGGTTAATAACACTACGCCGTTTACAGTTGATTATGCGAAGGATGAGGAGATTGTCATTCCAATCGCGCATGGTGAAGGCAACTACTACTGTGATGAAGAGACGTTGGCCGGGCTAAAAGCCAATAATCAGATCGTATTCACCTATAGTGATAATCCTAATGGCTCCGTGGAGCATATTGCCGGGATTTGCAATGTGCAGGGCAATGTGGTTGGCATGATGCCTCACCCGGAACGCGCAGCGAACAGCCTGCTTGGTTCGGAAGACGGCAAACGGATGTTCACATCCATTCTCAAGACATGGAGGGATCGTTATGACACAGCAAGTATCCGCTAAGGAGCCGACCGCCGAGCAAATCGCGGAGCAGAAAATCTACAATCAATTCGGTGTGTCGGACAGCGAATATGAGCTCATCACTTCTTTCATGGGCCGCAAGCCAAACTATACGGAGATCGGCGTGTTCAGTGTAATGTGGTCTGAGCACTGTGCCTATAAGAACTCGAAGCCGCTGCTGGGCCGTTTCCCTACGAGCGGGCCGCGCGTGCTGATGGGACCGGGCGAAGGCGCCGGGATCGTTGATATCGGAGACAACCAGGCCGTTGTTTTCAAAATCGAAAGCCATAACCATCCTTCGGCAGTTGAGCCTTACCAGGGCGCGGCGACCGGGGTGGGCGGGATTATCCGCGATATTTTCTCCATGGGTGCAAGACCGGTGGCGCTGATGAACTCCCTGCGTTTCGGAAAGCTCGAAAGCGACCGGGTCAAATATTTGTTCGAGCATGTCGTATCCGGTATCGCCGGCTATGGCAACTGTATCGGGATTCCGACAGTGGGCGGCGAAATTATGTTCGACAACAGCTATGACGGCAATCCGCTGGTCAATGCCATGTGTGTCGGACTCATTGATCATGACAAAATCCAGCGCGGTGTAGCCAAAGGTGTAGGCAACCCGGTGTTCTACGTAGGTCCTCCTACCGGACGCGACGGGATTCATGGCGCAACCTTTGCCTCCGTCGAGCTGAGCGAGGAATCGGAAGCCAAGAAGACAGCGGTGCAGGTCGGCGATCCGTTTATGGAAAAGCTGGTGATGGAATCCTGCTTGGAGCTGATCGACAGCGGCATCGTGCTGGGCATTCAGGATATGGGCGCAGCGGGGCTTACCTGCTCCAGTGCCGAAATGGCGAGCAAAGCGGGCAACGGCCTGGAACTGTATCTGGACCAGGTGCCGCAGCGTGAAGACGGCATGACGCCTTACGAGATGATGTTGTCCGAGTCGCAGGAGCGGATGCTGTTTGTGGTTGAACCCAAGGATGAAGCGCAGGCACAGGAGATTTTTGACCGCTGGGGGGTTATCTGCCGTAAAGTGGGCAAGGTAACCGATGACGGCCGCCTGAAGCTGTTCCATCATGGCGAGGTTGTCGGTGATATGCCGGTAAAGGCTCTGGTGGATGAGTGCCCGATTTATAAAAAGCCATCTGCGGTGCCGGCGTACTATGAAGAGAATGCTTCGGTTGATACGCTTCGTTATGCAGAAGTAAAGGATCTGGGCGGCGCCTTGCATACCGTATTGGCATCACCGACAGTAGCGAGCAAAGCATGGGTCTACAACCAGTACGATTACATGGTGCGGACAAGCACTGCGGTCCGTCCCGGCTCCGATGCGGCGGTGGTGACGATTCATGGCACACGCAAGGGCTTGGCTATGACTACAGACTGCAATGGCCGTTATGTCTATCTGGACCCTGAAGTTGGCGGGCGGATTGCAGTCAGCGAAGCGGCGCGCAACATCGTCTGTTCCGGGGCCAAGCCGCTGGCAATTACGGATAACCTGAATTTCGGCAGTCCGGAGAAGCCGGAAATATTCTGGCAGATGGAACGTGCCGTAGATGGCATGGCTGAAGCCTGCCGCGTGCTGGACACGCCGGTTATCGGCGGCAATGTCAGCTTGTACAACGAAAATGCTTCTGGAGCAATCTATCCGACACCGGTTGTCGGTATGGTCGGGCTAGTCGAAGATACCGATCATATTACCACTCAGGCCTTCAAGCAGGAAGGCGATGCTATTCTGCTGCTGGGCGTGACTAAGGCGGAGCTGGGCGGCAGCGAATTCCAATATGCCGTACACGGCCTGACGGAAGGCCGTCCGCCTGAGCTGGATCTGGCAACCGAGCAGAAGCTGCTGGATGCTGTTCTTGCGGCGATCCGCAGCGGACTGGTCCGCTCGGCGCATGACCTCTCCGAAGGGGGCTTGGCCGCAGCGCTGGCTGAGAGCTGTATCAGCGGCTCTATCGGAGCTAATGTGGAATGGTCCGCTGGCGGACTGCGCAGAGATGTGGCGCTGTTCAGCGAGAGCCAATCCCGCATTGTGCTGACAGCGGCACCTGGCCGAGCGGAAGAGCTGAGGGCAGCAGTAGCTGCCTATGGCGTGCCGGCTGAAATTATCGGAACGGTCGGCGGCGACAGACTGCGCGTCTCCTTGGACGGCGAAGCCGTGCTGGACGAGGCTGTAGCCGCATTAAAAACCACTTGGGAGGATGCTATTCCATGTCTTATGAAATAAAGACCGGGAACAAGCAGGAGAACCCCATCCTGTGGACCGGCGACTTTTACAACGAAGGAACGGGCTCGGGAGATATTTTTGATACGCTAAAAGAAGAATGCGGCGTCTTCGGGGTCTTCGGACACCCGGAGGCTGCCTCCATGTCATATTACGGCCTGCATGCCCTGCAGCACCGGGGGGAAGAGAGTGCGGGCATCTGCGTGGCAGATGGACGGGATTTCCACTATCACCGCGGCATGGGGCTGGTCAAGGAAGTGTTTGATAAGGACAAAATCGCTTCGCTGGTCGGCAACATGTCCATTGGCCATGTGCGCTATTCCACCAGCGGTGACAGCCGTCTGACCAATGCGCAGCCGCTGGTTTTCAAATACCGTGACGGGGATTTGGCGATTGCCACCAACGGGAATATTGTGAATGAGCCGCTGATCCGCAAGCAGCTGGAGCAGAGCGGCTCCATCTTCCAGACCACAAGCGATACCGAGGTGCTGGCGCATCTGATTGCCCGCTCGCAGAAGGAGTTTGTTGAGGCGACTAAAGATGCCCTCCAGCAGCTGGTGGGCGGCTTCGCCTTCCTGCTGATGACCAATGACAAGCTGATCGTAGCTTCCGACACGCATGGCCTCCGTCCGCTGGTGATGGGGCGTGTAGGTGAAGCCTATGTTTTTGCCTCGGAATCCTGCGCGCTGGAAGTCATCGGCGCTCAGTTCGTCCGCGACATTGAGCCCGGCGAGCTGCTGGTGCTTGACCAGAACGGCTTCCGGGAAGACCGTTTTGCCGAGCCGCAGCGCAAGGCGTTGTGTGCGATGGAATACATTTATTTTGCCCGGCCGGACAGCGATCTGAACGGCTCCAACCTTCATGCCGCCCGCAAACGGATGGGCAGCCGGATGGCGCTGGAAGCCTTCGTTGACGCTGACATCGTAACCGGCGTGCCGGATTCCAGCATCTCTGCGGCTATCGGCTATGCCGAGCAGACTGGCATTCCCTATGAGCTTGGCCTGATTAAGAACAAATACACCGGCCGCACCTTCATCCAGCCGAGCCAGGAACTGCGCGAGCAAGGCGTGAAGATGAAGCTGAGCGCGGTGCGCCGCGTCGTAGAAGGCCAGCGCGTGGTTATGATCGACGACTCCATCGTGCGCGGCACCACTTCGCGCCGGATCGTCAATCTGCTGCGCGAAGCCGGAGCAACTGAGGTCCATGTGCGGATTACCTCGCCGCCTTTCAAGAATCCTTGCTTCTACGGCATCGATACTCCGGACCGCCGCGAGCTGATCGCCTCTTACAAGACCGTCGAAGAAATCTGCCACGAGATCAATGCCGATTCGCTGGCATTCCTCACGCCGGCAGGCCTGATCCAGGCCATCGGCGGTTACAACAGCGGAGATTATAAGGGCGGCCTGTGTCTGTCCTGCTTCGATAATGATTATCCGACGCAGGTGGATTTTGGCGGGGAGGAGAAGGACGGGTGCAGCTGCTGAGGCAGCCTATCATCTCCCTAAGTCGTGGGTCCATCCCCCTAAGTCCCCCTTGCAAAGGGGGATTCCAGAGGGCGCTGCCCTCCGGCCACCCGAAAGCTCGGCGGTAGGAGTTTGCTCTAAACTTGCTAAGAGGACGTGGGTGCGGGGGCCCGCTTTGTCCTGCGGACACGCTTTACGGCGCACCGCGCCCTGGCGGCATGCTGCCCCGCCGGGCCTGAATGCTCAAGAACCAGCCTGTTTGCTGCGCAAAAGCGGGGGTTCTCTCGCCCTAAGGCGCGCACGGCTTCGCCCCGTGCGCCAAGGGCAAAAGCTTGAGTCCCCGTTCTGTTTGCTGCGCAAAAGCGGGGGAGCTCTCGCTAAAGGAGGCGCTTGGCTTCGCCAAAAGCGCCGGCTGACTGCCCTGTGCAAGGCGCGTAACTGCGGCTTGCGGCGGGGGTTGAACCCGGTGGTTGGAGTTATGGAGAGGAAGTTTGGAACTGGAGGAGCGATAGCGTTCGCCTTTATGTTTGGATTTCTACCGCGGACAGCGGTTTAAATCAAGGAAATCCAAACATAACAGCGACCGGAAGTCCAAACATTCCTCGTAATGACGACTATAACCACCACGCTTCAAATCCCTGCCGCCCCGAACACACGCGCTCTAAACTAATTCAAATGAGGTGTCCAATAGTGTCGGAAGCTTATAAAAACGCCGGAGTGGATATTGCAGCTGGCAATGAAGCGGTAGAACGCATGAAGAAGCATGTGAAGCGCACATTCCGTCCGGAAGTGATGACAGAGCTCGGCGGGTTCGGTGCACTCTTCGGACTCAATAAAGACAAGTATGAAGAGCCGGTGCTCGTATCGGGAACCGACGGGGTGGGCACGAAGCTCAAAATCGCTTTCGCGGCCGACCGCCACGACACGATTGGCATCGATGCGGTAGCCATGTGTGTGAATGATATTGTGGTGCAGGGGGCAGAGCCTCTGTTCTTCCTTGATTATCTGGCCTGCGACAAGGTTGTGCCCGAAAAGATCGAAGCGATTGTTGCCGGGATTGCCGAAGGCTGTCATCAGGCAGGCTGCGCGCTGATCGGCGGCGAGACGGCTGAGATGCCGGGCATGTATTCGGCGGGTGAATATGATATCGCCGGATTCACGGTGGGTGTAGCCGACAAGGCCAAGCTGGTGACAGGTGCGGATATCGCGCCTGGAGATACGGTCATTGGCCTGGCGTCCAGCGGTGTGCACAGCAACGGCTTTTCGCTGGTGCGCAAGCTTTTGCTGGAGGAAGACGGCTATGGGCTGAACGATGTGGTGCCGGAGCTGGGCGCTCCGCTGGTAGATGTGCTGCTGGCGCCTACCAAGATTTATGTGAAGCCGCTGCTGGGGCTGCTGGAGCAGCTGCCGGTCAAGGGCATGGCCCATATTACCGGAGGCGGGTTCATTGAGAACATTCCGCGCGTGCTGCCGGAAGGTGTGAACGTGGACATTAACTACGGCTCGTGGCCGGTTTTGCCGATCTTTGATTTGCTGCAGAAAAAAGGCGGAGTCAGCAACCGTGATATGTTCACCACCTTTAATATGGGCGTAGGTCTGGTGCTGGTTGTGGCTGAGGCGGATGGAGAACGCGCACTGGAATTGTTAAAAGCGGCCGGGGAAGAAGCCTATTTGATTGGCAGAGTAACGGAAGGGGAACGCATCGTTACCTTTACGGGAGCTGAAGTGTGATGCAGTGGAGCCGGATCGCTGTCTTTGCCTCCGGGCAGGGCAGCAATTTTGCCGCACTGGCAGAAGCCGAGCGGGCAGGACAGCTTGGCGGAGGGCGTATAGAGCTGCTGGTATCCGACAGGCCGGAAGCGCCTGTGGCGAAACGTGCGGAGGAGGCGGGCATCCCCGCTCTGATGCTGCGGCCGAAGGACTTCGCAAGCCGCGAGCTCTACGAGGCTGAGATCGTAGCCGAGCTGCAGCGCCGGGATATCGGCCTGATCGTTCTGGCCGGATATATGCGGCTGATTACCCCAGTGCTGCTGACGCCTTACGCAGGCCGGACCGTGAATATCCACCCCTCGCTTTTACCCGCCTTCGCCGGGAAGGACGCCATTGACCAAGCGCTGGATTACGGTGTGAAGCTGACGGGAGTAACGGTGCATTTTGTCGATGGCGGCATGGATACCGGACCGGTTATTGCCCAGCGCAGCGTGGCCGTGGAGCCTGGTGACACTGTGGAATCGCTGGCAGAGCGCATTCATCAAGTGGAATATGAGCTGTATCCTGAGGTTGTGCGTGCTTTGGCTGAAGGAAAGGTAGAACTGGATGGCAGAAAAACGGTTATTCGGGAATAGCCGCCCGGTTCTGATATTTCTCGGGAAATATTGCACAAGCAGTGAAGGCAGCCCGGAAGAAGGCGGATTTTGTTCTTTTTTTGCACAGTTGGTGTTGAAATAAACGGAGATTGTACACCGTCCCTCGCAGCTGCATTGAGGTTGGTAAACCATTTTACTCAATTAGGTTAGTATCGGCACAACGAAGATTACAGATTTCAGGTTCAATCTATATAGCAGATTTTCTCAGTACGCTTCACCTGCAACTAAATTTAACACCATCCGGAGGAGGACTATCAAAGTGAGTATCAAAAGAGCGCTGGTCAGCGTATCGGACAAACAGGGCATCGTGGATTTTTGCCGCGGGTTGTCTGCATTGGGCGTAGAAATCATCTCCACAGGCGGCACTAGCACCCTTTTGGCAAAAGAAGGCGTACCGGTCATCGGTATTTCGGATGTGACAGGGTTCCCGGAAATTATGGACGGACGCGTGAAGACGCTGCATCCGGCCGTACACAGCGGCCTTCTGGCGGTCCGTGACAACGAGGAGCACACTCGGCAGATGCAGGAGCTGGGCCTGGACTACATCGATCTGGTTGTCGTGAATCTCTATCCGTTCGCGGAGACGATTGCCAAAGCGGATGTGTCGTATGAGGAAGCGATCGAGAACATCGATATCGGCGGACCGACGATGCTGCGTTCGGCGGCGAAGAACCATGCTTTTGTCAGTGTGGTCGTGGATGCAGCCGACTATGCCACGGTGCTTGAGGAAGTGCGTGCAGGCGGAGATACCACTCTGGAAACCCGCAAACGTCTTGCGGCAAAAGTGTTCCGCCACACGGCGGCTTACGATGCCCTGATTTCCGATTATCTGGCGAATGTGACCGGTGAACCGCTGCCGGAGCGCTATACGGTAACTTACGAGAAAATTCAGGATCTGCGGTATGGGGAGAATCCGCACCAGAAAGCAGCGTTCTACCGCAAACCTCTGGCTGCCCAGGACACCCTCACATCTGCTGAGCAGCTGCACGGCAAGGAACTGTCCTACAACAACATCAATGACGCCAACGCGGCGCTGCAGATCGTGAAGGAGTTCGAAGAGCCGGCTGTGGTAGCCGTTAAGCACATGAATCCTTGCGGGGTAGGCGTAGGGGCAAGTGTATATGAAGCGTATCAAAAAGCCTATAATGCCGATCCAACCTCCATCTTTGGCGGAATCGTAGCGGCCAACCGGATTATTGATGCCGATACGGCCAATATGCTGAAGGACATCTTCCTGGAAATCGTGCTGGCACCGGGCTTCACAGAGGAAGCGCTGGACATTCTCACGAAGAAAAAGAATATCCGCCTGCTCAAACTGGGCAATCTCAGCACGGCTGCGGCGCGGAAATCCAGCTTTGTGGTAACTTCCATTGAAGGCGGCATGGTCGTTCAGGAGAGCGATGTGCACTCCGTCAATCCGGAAGAGCTGCAGGTGGTGACGAACCGCAAGCCTACTGAAGAAGAGTTGAAGCAGCTGCTGTTCGGCTGGAAGGTAGTTAAGCATGTGAAGTCTAACGCTATCGTGCTGGCGGCGGATGATATGACAGTCGGCGTAGGTGCAGGCCAGATGAACCGTGTCGGTGCGGCGAAGATCGCCATTGAGCAGGCCGGGGAGAAAGCCAAGGGTTCTGTGCTGGCCTCCGATGCGTTTTTCCCAATGGGCGATACGCTGGAAATGGCGGCAAAAGCCGGCATCACGGCGGTTATTCAGCCGGGCGGCTCCATCAAGGACGAAGAGTCCATCAAAGTTGCTAATGAATATGGTATTGCCATGGTCTTCACCGGCGTTCGCCATTTCAAACACTAGAACGCTGGGAGGACTCAATTCAATGGATATCTTAGTAGTGGGCGGCGGCGGCCGCGAGCATGCCATCATCTGGAGCCTGTCCCGCAGTCCCAAAGCGGGTAAAATCTACTGCGCACCCGGCAATGCCGGGATTGCGCAGCTGGCCGAATGTGTGCCGATCGGCGTGTTCGAGTTCGATAAGCTGACCGCTTTTGCCAAGGAGAAGAGCATTGACTACGTCGTCATCGGGCCGGATGATCCGCTGGCGGCTGGCATTGTCGATGCATTCGAAGCACATCATATTCCTGTATTCGGCCCCCGCAAGAATGCAGCGGAAATTGAAGGCAGTAAAACCTTTATGAAGGATCTGCTGCATAAATACAGCATCCCTACCGCTGCCTATGAGAAGTTTAGTGACTACGAAGCGGCGCTGTCCTATTTACGAGGCCAGGGACTGCCGGTTGTCATCAAAGCGGACGGGCTGGCGGCGGGAAAAGGTGTGACCGTGGCTTACTCCCGGGAAGAGGCGGAACTCGCCCTGCGGGATATCATGGTGACCAAGGTGTTTGGGGAGGCCGGGGCACAGGTTGTCATTGAGGAGTTTCTGGCCGGTCAGGAAATGTCGATTCTTGCCTTTGTGGATGGAGAGACCGTGCGTCCGATGGCTGCCGCACAGGACCACAAGCCTGTATTTGACGGTGATAAAGGCCCGAATACAGGCGGCATGGGCACTTACTCACCGCTGCCGCATATTGACGAAGCGATTATTCAGGAAGCGGTGGAGACGATTATCAAGCCGACAGCCCGGGCAATGGTAGCGGAAGGCCGTCCATTCAGCGGTGTGCTGTTCGCCGGCCTGATGATCTCACCGGATGGCAAACCGAAGACCATTGAATTCAACGCACGTTTCGGCGATCCCGAAACACAGGTCGTGCTTCCAAGACTTAAGAGTGATCTGCTGGAGATATTCCTTGCGGTCACGGAAGGAAGACTGGCAGAGGCCGAGATTGAGTGGAGCGAGGAAGCAGCGGTATGCGTGGTCCTGGCTTCTGAGGGATACCCCGGGCCTTATCCGAAGGGCGTGCCGATTGCCGGTCTTGAGAACAGCCCGAATGATTTGGTTTTTCATGCCGGAACGGAACGGACGGAAGAGGGAACATGGGTAACGAATGGCGGACGCGTGCTGGGAGTCGTTGGCATGGGAGCAAGCATTGCTGAAGCGCGTTCAGCAGCCTACGCCAGCGTGGCGAAGATTTCATTTCCCGGAATGCACAGCCGCAGCGACATCGCCATGAAGGCGCTGATCTGAGGATAAAGAACTGTATTAGCGCAAGTTTTTACGCTATTAGTCCCAAAAAAGGACTGACAAGTGGTAGAAGAAGTGCTATAATACAACTCGTACGGGGGAAAAAATGTGCGGATATATACAGATAAAGGGTCTTTCCTTTCAGGAAAGGCCTTTTTTAAATCATCGGAAGTTGTAAGTGATATAGAATGCCTCGTGCCGGAAAATGATGCCTGTAGTGCTTAAGCAGCAATGAGCTCATGCGAATGGTTAGTGACAGATTTAAGGGGGAATTAGTTTTGAGTAAGGTTGGAAGAAATGACTTGTGCCCATGCGGAAGCGGGAAAAAATATAAGAAATGCTGCCTGGACAAGGAGTCCTCTGCGGTAGAATCCATACTGCGGCTGGTAACAACGGAGGAAGCGGCGGCTGCACAAGAGCTGACAGCTATCCGGCCGGAAATGGAACAGGCGGTCCAGGAAACCTCGATTCAGCCTGAGGGCAAGCTGACCCTGACCAAGCTGAAAAAGATGGTGGCACGTGAAATGAAATGGGAGCATCCGGCTCACGAACAGCTGGCCCTGCAGCTTATCGAGAGCATGAGGAACCAATACGAGCGGGAGCTGATTTTTGAAGCTCTGGTGCTATGGAACGGCTATTCACGCCAGACCAGACCTGCCGTGAAAAAGACAGGCTCGTTCTGTGCCGCAATCGAGTATCTGCTGTCCGAGGAATACGGCTTCAATGTTTCGCAGGCTGAGCTGGCCGACAAATATGAGGTAACGGCGGCGACGATCTCCCGCAAGGTTAAGGAGATACTCAATTACATCGAGGATTACGGCATGGGCGGCGAAGCTGACGAACTGGCGATGCTGAACGGCCCGGGCACACCGAAGGACAAAGCGCAGGCTCTGCTGTATATGGCGATGGAAGCCAGTTCTTCCAAACGGAGAATACAGCTGGCGGAAACGGCGCTGGAGATGTACCCTGACAGCTCTGATGCGTATCTCATATTGGCTGAGGAATCGGACAATGAGCAAGAGGCACGGGCTTATCTCAAGGCCGGAATCGCCGCAGGCGAACGCGAGCTGGGCGAACTGTTTTTTGAGAAGAACAAAGGGGACTTCTGGGGGCTTCATGAGACCCGGCCATACATCCGGATTTGTAAAAGCTACGCCGAATCCTGCTGGTTTGGCGGAAATGCCAAAGAAGCAGCACAAATCCTGGAGCATATTCTGGAGCTGAATACGGAAGATAATACCGGAGCGCGCTACCTGCTCGCTGCTGTGTACCTGTACAGCAACCAATTGAAGCAGGCAGAGCAGGTGCTGGAGAAGTATGGCAAGGATGACGCCGCCGCAGCCTTTGCCTATGACCGGATCATTCTGGAGTATAAGAAGAACGGAATTACCTCCCAGCTCAAAATGCTGTACCGCGTGGCCCGGGGTGTGAACAAGCATGTGCCCGATTACCTGCTGGGTGTGAAGCGGCTGCCCCATAACCTCCCTGATTTTGTCGGAATGGGCGATTCCAACGAAGCGATTGAATATGTTATTATGCACTCTCGTCTATGGGCGAGCGTGCCGGATCTGCTGAAGTGGATGCTAAAACAATAGGGATAGCCAGCTTCGGCATGTGAGCATAAAGTAAGCAAAACCAGATACATAGAAAGCGGGTGTATTTTCTGTAACGAAAACACACCCGCTTTTTATGCGCTTTTCCTCCTATATTCCTTATAATTTACCATTTCTTCTGATTGAAAACCTTTCTATCGCAGTTCTGATCTCTTCTTCACTAAAAGTATTTGGAACTTGTACATCAA
This genomic interval carries:
- the purD gene encoding phosphoribosylamine--glycine ligase produces the protein MDILVVGGGGREHAIIWSLSRSPKAGKIYCAPGNAGIAQLAECVPIGVFEFDKLTAFAKEKSIDYVVIGPDDPLAAGIVDAFEAHHIPVFGPRKNAAEIEGSKTFMKDLLHKYSIPTAAYEKFSDYEAALSYLRGQGLPVVIKADGLAAGKGVTVAYSREEAELALRDIMVTKVFGEAGAQVVIEEFLAGQEMSILAFVDGETVRPMAAAQDHKPVFDGDKGPNTGGMGTYSPLPHIDEAIIQEAVETIIKPTARAMVAEGRPFSGVLFAGLMISPDGKPKTIEFNARFGDPETQVVLPRLKSDLLEIFLAVTEGRLAEAEIEWSEEAAVCVVLASEGYPGPYPKGVPIAGLENSPNDLVFHAGTERTEEGTWVTNGGRVLGVVGMGASIAEARSAAYASVAKISFPGMHSRSDIAMKALI
- a CDS encoding SEC-C metal-binding domain-containing protein, yielding MSKVGRNDLCPCGSGKKYKKCCLDKESSAVESILRLVTTEEAAAAQELTAIRPEMEQAVQETSIQPEGKLTLTKLKKMVAREMKWEHPAHEQLALQLIESMRNQYERELIFEALVLWNGYSRQTRPAVKKTGSFCAAIEYLLSEEYGFNVSQAELADKYEVTAATISRKVKEILNYIEDYGMGGEADELAMLNGPGTPKDKAQALLYMAMEASSSKRRIQLAETALEMYPDSSDAYLILAEESDNEQEARAYLKAGIAAGERELGELFFEKNKGDFWGLHETRPYIRICKSYAESCWFGGNAKEAAQILEHILELNTEDNTGARYLLAAVYLYSNQLKQAEQVLEKYGKDDAAAAFAYDRIILEYKKNGITSQLKMLYRVARGVNKHVPDYLLGVKRLPHNLPDFVGMGDSNEAIEYVIMHSRLWASVPDLLKWMLKQ